A DNA window from Thermosynechococcaceae cyanobacterium Okahandja contains the following coding sequences:
- a CDS encoding efflux RND transporter periplasmic adaptor subunit, with protein MIGKGLMGAIAIGVLLGGCQSAMNRLDPPAVARPEENGVAVDIAVAALGQLDGETTFTGTTRPYRDVMVRSQVEGQVVRLGVDVGDRVRAGQVLAEVDPIVLKTAVFEAEAELAARRNEVIQAQAAVNRARTAVEEARLLLQQAESDAQRLETLLQDGAVSAQAAEQARTAAQTARQVLRSRQAEVITAQQGVAVAQGRVQAQTAFVQQARARLSYALMRSPLNGIVLERLTEVGNLLQPGGEALRLGDLQQLRVIVEVSERELGRLAPGQEATLTFDAVPNRTYKGRISRISPAAADARLIPVEILIDNSDERLGSGLLARVTFRAANAPRLLISETALAGAEEGRLSSRKGTVFVVVGDRVVERQVRLGQRRQGKVEILSGLDVGDRYVVRSGRPLQDGDKIRPSILSRSPQ; from the coding sequence ATGATTGGCAAAGGGCTAATGGGGGCGATCGCCATCGGCGTGCTCTTGGGGGGCTGCCAGTCAGCAATGAACCGCTTAGATCCGCCCGCTGTCGCACGGCCTGAAGAAAATGGTGTGGCGGTAGATATTGCCGTTGCCGCCCTCGGGCAATTAGACGGAGAAACAACCTTCACGGGAACGACCCGCCCCTATCGCGATGTCATGGTGCGATCGCAAGTGGAAGGGCAAGTGGTGCGCTTAGGGGTCGATGTGGGCGATCGCGTCCGCGCTGGACAGGTTTTGGCGGAAGTTGATCCCATTGTGCTGAAAACCGCCGTCTTTGAGGCAGAAGCGGAGTTGGCGGCACGTCGCAATGAGGTCATTCAGGCACAGGCGGCGGTGAATCGTGCCCGTACTGCTGTAGAAGAGGCGCGGTTACTGTTGCAGCAGGCAGAAAGCGATGCCCAACGCCTCGAAACCTTGCTTCAGGATGGTGCCGTGTCTGCTCAGGCGGCAGAGCAAGCTCGTACAGCGGCACAGACGGCGCGGCAAGTGTTGCGATCGCGCCAAGCGGAAGTGATCACGGCGCAGCAAGGGGTGGCGGTTGCTCAAGGGCGCGTCCAAGCGCAGACAGCCTTTGTTCAACAGGCGCGGGCGCGGCTTAGCTATGCCCTCATGCGATCGCCCCTGAATGGCATCGTCCTCGAGCGCCTGACGGAAGTGGGGAACCTGTTGCAACCCGGGGGTGAGGCACTCCGTTTAGGAGATTTACAGCAGTTGCGGGTCATCGTCGAGGTGTCGGAACGAGAACTAGGACGACTTGCCCCCGGTCAAGAGGCCACATTGACGTTTGATGCAGTTCCCAATCGCACCTACAAGGGGCGGATTAGCCGTATTTCGCCCGCAGCGGCAGATGCGCGGCTGATCCCTGTTGAAATTCTAATTGATAATAGCGACGAGCGCCTTGGCAGTGGCCTGCTAGCGCGAGTGACCTTTAGGGCGGCCAATGCGCCCCGCCTGCTAATTTCCGAAACCGCTTTGGCGGGTGCCGAGGAAGGGCGGCTCTCCTCCCGCAAAGGCACTGTCTTTGTGGTGGTGGGCGATCGCGTCGTTGAGCGGCAGGTACGGCTTGGCCAGCGTCGCCAAGGCAAAGTTGAAATTCTAAGTGGCTTAGACGTGGGCGATCGCTACGTGGTGCGATCGGGACGGCCGTTGCAGGACGGGGATAAAATTCGCCCCAGTATTTTGTCACGTTCCCCTCAATAA
- the hisH gene encoding imidazole glycerol phosphate synthase subunit HisH has product MFPQFKDNPIKGNVIKLPKIGEVRINLHRPIPDGFKVKQVRVVSRVRGTQWYVVVTIESDVSIPDPPVHGRAIGIDLGLERFFTLSDGSFYKRPKLFKSEQGKLKLLQRRAARKQKGSRNWEKAQTKVAKQHHRIANRRQDFHLKTAHQLCDHAQTIFAEDLSTEGLTRGMLRKECVDAAFGQFLSLLAWVCWKRGVYFAKVNPNGTSQTCPKCLVTVRKELGIREHDCPECGYRTHRDHAAAERVLHRGLENVVAQGRWGRETACQVGLSGVSDLDKWRGAGMPNREVGGRVSVGRMSQRDTIRGALRRPAVTAPTIAILDYDMGNLHSVAKALDLVGATPIVSDRPAEIRRANAVVLPGVGAFDPAMAHLQERELIPVIHDVIRKGVPFLGICLGLQVLFEASAEGTAAGLGVFPGRVRRFPSTPNLTIPHMGWNQLLLTSKELPLWQGLPAQPWVYFVHSYFVEPAEPHLVAANVQHGNYTVTAAIAHQNVFACQFHPEKSGTTGLKILANFVGVVRQSACGAIAP; this is encoded by the coding sequence GTGTTTCCTCAGTTCAAGGACAACCCTATCAAGGGCAATGTTATCAAGCTGCCCAAGATCGGGGAAGTGCGTATCAACCTGCATCGACCCATCCCTGACGGGTTCAAGGTGAAGCAGGTGAGGGTCGTGTCCAGAGTACGGGGGACGCAATGGTACGTTGTGGTCACCATCGAGTCGGACGTGTCGATTCCTGACCCTCCAGTTCATGGTCGGGCCATTGGCATTGACCTTGGATTGGAGCGATTCTTCACCCTTTCGGATGGCAGTTTCTACAAGCGACCCAAGTTGTTCAAGTCGGAGCAAGGCAAGCTGAAATTGCTGCAACGCAGAGCGGCGAGAAAACAAAAAGGGTCTCGAAACTGGGAAAAGGCTCAAACGAAAGTGGCTAAACAGCACCATCGGATAGCGAACCGTCGGCAAGACTTTCATCTGAAGACGGCACATCAACTGTGTGACCACGCTCAAACCATCTTTGCCGAAGACCTGAGCACCGAAGGGTTAACGCGGGGGATGCTGCGAAAGGAATGTGTGGATGCCGCTTTTGGACAGTTTTTATCTCTGCTGGCATGGGTGTGCTGGAAACGTGGGGTGTACTTTGCGAAAGTCAACCCCAACGGCACCAGTCAAACCTGCCCTAAGTGCCTTGTTACCGTAAGGAAAGAGTTGGGCATCAGAGAGCATGATTGTCCGGAGTGTGGGTATCGGACGCATCGTGACCATGCGGCGGCAGAGAGGGTGTTGCATCGTGGATTAGAGAACGTAGTAGCCCAGGGACGCTGGGGAAGGGAAACCGCCTGTCAAGTCGGTCTGTCGGGGGTCTCTGACCTAGACAAGTGGCGTGGGGCAGGAATGCCCAATCGTGAGGTTGGGGGCAGGGTCAGCGTCGGGAGGATGTCACAGAGAGATACAATACGAGGGGCGCTCAGGAGACCCGCCGTGACTGCTCCAACAATTGCTATCCTTGACTACGACATGGGGAACCTCCATTCGGTGGCTAAAGCCCTTGATTTGGTGGGAGCTACACCCATCGTCAGCGATCGCCCCGCCGAAATACGGAGAGCCAATGCGGTTGTTTTACCCGGTGTCGGTGCCTTTGACCCAGCCATGGCGCACCTGCAGGAGCGGGAGCTCATACCGGTGATCCATGACGTGATTCGTAAGGGGGTGCCGTTCTTGGGCATTTGCTTGGGGCTGCAAGTGCTATTTGAGGCCAGTGCAGAGGGGACAGCCGCTGGCTTGGGGGTTTTTCCGGGCAGGGTAAGGCGCTTTCCTTCTACCCCCAACCTCACCATTCCCCACATGGGCTGGAATCAACTCCTCCTTACCTCAAAAGAACTGCCGCTTTGGCAGGGCTTACCAGCGCAACCTTGGGTGTACTTTGTCCACTCTTATTTTGTTGAACCGGCTGAGCCACACTTGGTGGCCGCTAACGTGCAGCACGGTAACTATACGGTTACGGCGGCCATTGCCCACCAGAACGTCTTTGCCTGCCAGTTTCACCCCGAAAAATCCGGCACGACCGGCCTAAAAATACTCGCAAATTTTGTCGGCGTTGTGCGGCAGTCTGCCTGCGGGGCGATCGCCCCCTAG
- a CDS encoding transcriptional repressor: protein MPLYTAAALKAELNDKGWRLTPQRETILNIFQNLPKGNHLSAEDLHHELRKQGHSISLSTVYRTVKLMSRMGILRELELAEGHKHYELNTMSPHHHHHMVCVQCNRTTEFDNDSILKQALKQTDKYGLQMIDCQLTIYTICPEALRRGYPGLPENWMCSSAIAHGAEPPSRAK, encoded by the coding sequence ATGCCACTTTACACAGCAGCAGCCCTCAAAGCCGAACTCAATGATAAAGGGTGGCGGTTAACACCCCAGCGGGAAACCATTCTCAATATTTTCCAGAATTTGCCCAAGGGCAATCATTTAAGCGCCGAAGATTTGCACCACGAATTACGCAAGCAAGGCCATTCCATTAGCCTGTCCACGGTGTACCGCACCGTCAAGTTAATGTCGCGGATGGGCATTTTGCGGGAATTAGAATTGGCGGAAGGTCATAAGCACTACGAGTTAAATACCATGTCCCCCCACCACCACCATCACATGGTGTGTGTGCAATGCAACCGGACGACAGAATTTGACAATGATTCGATTTTGAAGCAAGCCCTCAAGCAAACCGATAAGTACGGTCTGCAAATGATTGATTGTCAGCTCACTATTTATACCATTTGCCCTGAGGCTCTACGACGCGGTTATCCGGGGTTGCCCGAGAACTGGATGTGCAGTAGCGCGATCGCCCACGGTGCCGAGCCACCCTCCCGCGCAAAATGA
- a CDS encoding DUF2808 domain-containing protein encodes MIKSLIGLGIALLAPAAIAVEFPDGRVAFDQPPIFAEANTPYPQVWFPSPIYNFILRVPDAAGEPLERLEIQQLPSQETLYFQPQRTRAFVGTRPRQRISLGEVVFDPDNQLLQMTFDPPVPPGTYLRVEVSPVRNPQWAGVYLFGVTAFPRGGALAIGQYIGTGRLQFYRGSNFLF; translated from the coding sequence ATGATCAAATCCCTTATTGGCTTAGGTATTGCCTTGCTCGCCCCGGCAGCCATAGCGGTGGAGTTCCCCGATGGCCGGGTGGCCTTTGATCAGCCGCCAATTTTTGCTGAAGCCAATACCCCCTACCCGCAAGTTTGGTTCCCTAGCCCCATCTATAACTTCATTTTGCGGGTGCCGGATGCGGCGGGTGAACCCCTTGAGCGCCTTGAAATTCAGCAGTTGCCGTCCCAGGAAACCCTTTATTTTCAGCCCCAACGCACCCGGGCCTTTGTGGGGACACGCCCGCGGCAGCGGATTTCCTTGGGTGAGGTGGTCTTTGACCCCGATAACCAACTGCTTCAGATGACCTTTGATCCACCGGTGCCTCCGGGGACGTACCTGCGGGTAGAGGTCTCGCCAGTGCGTAACCCCCAGTGGGCGGGGGTCTATTTGTTTGGGGTCACGGCATTTCCGCGGGGGGGAGCGTTGGCCATTGGCCAGTATATTGGTACCGGGCGCTTGCAATTTTACCGTGGCTCAAACTTTCTCTTCTGA
- a CDS encoding LD-carboxypeptidase, which yields MTMASLPPPLQPGDRLGVAFPSGVLREQTAFWQGVACWQAQGYEVVVDEAAFQGWGYLAGSDAQRRDRLRHLLQDSTIKGILCGRGGFGSTRLLEAWEWCPSPPKWLIGFSDITALLWSYASHGVAGVHGPVLTTLAAEPLWSQTRLFQCVQRQPLPPLFGTGWGGGQVQGWLLPGNLTVATHLLGTPDCPDFKNVILALEDVGEAPYRIDRMLTQWRRSGALQQVKGIALGRFSRCEDMATQPNFRVLDVLGDRLADLGIPIVSDLPFGHEGVNAALPVGVPAELDGDRGQLRLLTP from the coding sequence ATGACAATGGCGAGTCTGCCGCCGCCGCTACAACCGGGCGATCGCCTTGGGGTGGCCTTCCCTAGCGGCGTTCTGCGGGAACAAACCGCCTTTTGGCAGGGGGTCGCCTGTTGGCAGGCTCAGGGGTATGAGGTGGTAGTGGATGAAGCCGCCTTTCAGGGGTGGGGCTATCTTGCGGGTTCCGATGCCCAACGGCGCGATCGCCTCCGTCACTTATTGCAAGATAGTACTATTAAAGGGATTCTCTGTGGCCGTGGCGGTTTTGGTAGCACCCGCTTACTCGAAGCATGGGAGTGGTGCCCTAGCCCGCCCAAATGGCTCATTGGCTTTTCCGACATTACGGCGCTGCTGTGGAGCTATGCCAGCCACGGGGTTGCCGGTGTTCATGGGCCGGTGCTCACCACGCTGGCTGCCGAACCCCTCTGGAGTCAGACGCGGCTGTTTCAGTGTGTGCAACGGCAACCGTTACCCCCCCTCTTCGGTACCGGCTGGGGCGGCGGCCAAGTTCAAGGATGGCTACTGCCGGGCAATCTCACGGTGGCCACCCATTTGCTGGGTACCCCCGACTGTCCCGATTTCAAGAATGTGATTCTTGCCTTAGAGGACGTGGGGGAAGCCCCCTACCGCATTGATCGGATGCTGACCCAGTGGCGACGCAGTGGGGCGCTCCAGCAGGTGAAAGGCATTGCCTTGGGGCGGTTTAGCCGCTGTGAGGACATGGCCACCCAACCCAACTTTCGTGTTCTCGACGTTCTTGGCGATCGCCTCGCAGATTTAGGCATTCCCATTGTCAGTGATCTGCCCTTTGGCCATGAGGGGGTCAATGCCGCCTTGCCCGTTGGCGTGCCTGCCGAACTCGACGGCGATCGCGGCCAGTTACGGCTGCTGACCCCGTGA
- the hmpF gene encoding pilus motility taxis protein HmpF, whose protein sequence is MQYLAEVIKKTGFMGTKSELKLLMREQSGYWHPISQNEETIAFDNSRDYGNGVLVFVEIAANRQIQNVDEASRRLTGILHGFTRMRERFQSQEEEIEGWKQSLSYQAEALNQREAEFEIRREELQELEAQIANYEQQLAELNKLRSELMGEEERIQAERQNLENLRHQVHQEQQRWEQLKSSHSVGLSPEQIRQVDTILQQLSESLNGSNNSELGHCLQVLEQQQALLTQYWQQLEQIDQDVAQRQATLEQQLQAFRDQEQAWHTAQEQFWQDSRAIALQEELCRYKQSVLEKERHLLAQQEDMIQQMRQAMVSDLTEVVDVNALMKMAMEDLEKEVANRGNDLRRASAFVNDQEEELKMALESLMELEQKVKEASDFDRLQLAAELEDERQRCNLLNQALEGQRQNIREKEATYKIYCQVLEARRDPASQQGISLIPILSELEKQFQEYGVAVNQLAEELQHAYTDLESLRHDLEERRKQQQQQRDQLTQKEQTLIEEQRLIAAKRGQAELLREFLQPVQDRLNQLRQSLEDLRSNQLNGRSGALISELQQVVMNLGQQ, encoded by the coding sequence GTGCAGTATCTCGCGGAAGTCATTAAAAAAACGGGTTTCATGGGTACGAAATCCGAATTAAAGCTTCTCATGCGCGAACAATCTGGATATTGGCACCCTATTTCCCAAAACGAGGAAACCATCGCCTTTGACAACAGCCGTGACTACGGTAATGGGGTGCTCGTGTTTGTGGAGATTGCTGCCAACCGGCAAATCCAAAACGTCGATGAAGCCTCGCGACGCTTAACCGGTATTTTGCACGGCTTTACACGGATGCGGGAGCGCTTCCAAAGCCAAGAAGAAGAAATTGAAGGGTGGAAACAGTCCCTATCGTACCAAGCCGAGGCCCTAAACCAGCGGGAAGCAGAATTTGAAATTCGCCGTGAAGAACTACAAGAGCTAGAAGCGCAAATTGCCAACTACGAACAACAGCTTGCGGAACTCAATAAACTACGTTCAGAGTTAATGGGTGAGGAAGAGCGCATTCAAGCGGAGCGCCAGAACCTCGAAAACCTGCGCCACCAGGTTCACCAAGAGCAGCAGCGCTGGGAGCAATTAAAATCCAGTCATAGCGTTGGCCTCTCGCCTGAGCAGATTCGCCAAGTGGATACCATTCTGCAACAACTGAGCGAGAGCCTCAATGGCAGTAACAATAGCGAGCTAGGCCACTGCCTACAGGTGTTGGAGCAACAGCAAGCCCTATTAACCCAGTACTGGCAGCAACTAGAGCAAATTGATCAAGACGTTGCCCAGCGGCAAGCGACCCTTGAGCAGCAACTCCAAGCCTTCCGCGACCAAGAACAGGCATGGCACACCGCCCAGGAACAATTTTGGCAAGATAGCCGCGCGATCGCCCTGCAAGAAGAACTCTGCCGCTACAAGCAATCGGTTCTCGAGAAAGAGCGACACCTCCTCGCTCAGCAAGAAGACATGATTCAACAGATGCGGCAGGCCATGGTCAGTGACCTTACCGAAGTGGTTGATGTCAACGCCCTCATGAAAATGGCCATGGAGGATCTCGAAAAAGAAGTCGCCAATCGGGGTAACGACTTAAGGCGCGCCTCTGCCTTTGTGAACGATCAAGAAGAAGAACTTAAAATGGCTCTCGAGTCCTTGATGGAACTCGAGCAAAAAGTGAAAGAGGCCAGTGACTTTGACCGCCTCCAGCTTGCTGCGGAACTTGAAGACGAACGGCAGCGGTGTAACCTCCTCAACCAAGCCCTCGAAGGCCAGCGGCAAAACATTCGCGAAAAAGAAGCCACCTATAAAATTTACTGCCAAGTGCTAGAAGCCCGCCGCGATCCCGCCTCACAGCAGGGGATTAGTCTGATTCCCATTCTCAGCGAACTAGAAAAACAGTTCCAAGAGTATGGTGTTGCCGTGAACCAATTAGCCGAAGAACTCCAGCACGCCTACACCGACCTCGAAAGTTTGCGCCACGACCTTGAAGAACGCCGCAAGCAGCAACAGCAGCAGCGGGATCAGCTTACCCAGAAAGAGCAAACCCTGATTGAAGAACAGCGGCTGATTGCCGCCAAGCGAGGCCAAGCAGAGCTACTGCGAGAATTCTTACAACCCGTGCAGGATCGCCTCAACCAACTGCGCCAGTCCCTAGAGGATCTCAGAAGTAACCAACTCAATGGCCGCTCTGGTGCCCTCATTTCCGAACTCCAGCAGGTGGTCATGAATCTGGGGCAGCAATAG
- a CDS encoding sugar ABC transporter substrate-binding protein: MFRLPRWLQWCCWLLLGVCLTLLPSCVAPPAETGTQIEFWTMQLQPKFTNYFNALIAEFEAQHPGVSVRWVDVPWTAMQSKILTAVSARTAPDVVNLNPDFASQLAARNAWLNLNDYVPPAVRQTYLPKIWEATTLDGQSFAVPWYLTSRVTIYNQELLKAAGVTTPPQTYAELATVAKAVKEKTGKYAFFITMVPEDSAELMESMVQMGVTLVDAQGRAAFNSPEGKAAFQYWLDLYRQGLLPPQVLTEGHRQGIELYQSGQTALLMTSPEFLNTIATNAPTIAAVSAPAPQLTGKTGKKNVAVMNLLVPQQTQHPELAVEFALFVTNNQNQLAFAKAANVLPSTQAALADPYFQAVGATATPVERARAVSAAQMAQAQVLIPPVRDIKELQRLLYENLQAVLLGRKTVDQAIEDAARAWDSRLS, translated from the coding sequence ATGTTCCGATTGCCCCGTTGGCTCCAGTGGTGCTGTTGGCTGCTGTTGGGAGTGTGCCTAACCCTACTCCCCAGTTGTGTGGCTCCCCCTGCGGAGACGGGCACCCAGATTGAATTCTGGACCATGCAACTGCAACCCAAATTTACCAATTACTTCAACGCTCTCATTGCCGAGTTTGAAGCCCAACACCCCGGGGTCAGTGTCCGTTGGGTTGATGTCCCCTGGACCGCAATGCAGAGCAAAATTTTAACCGCCGTCTCCGCCCGCACCGCCCCAGATGTGGTCAACCTGAACCCGGACTTTGCCTCCCAACTAGCGGCCCGCAATGCCTGGCTGAACCTCAATGATTATGTGCCCCCAGCCGTGCGCCAGACCTATTTACCCAAAATTTGGGAGGCCACCACCCTCGATGGCCAAAGTTTTGCCGTACCGTGGTACCTGACCTCGCGGGTAACCATTTACAATCAGGAACTACTCAAGGCCGCAGGGGTGACCACCCCACCCCAAACCTATGCCGAACTGGCCACTGTTGCCAAGGCCGTCAAGGAGAAAACCGGCAAATACGCCTTCTTTATCACCATGGTGCCGGAAGACTCAGCAGAACTCATGGAATCCATGGTGCAGATGGGAGTTACCCTTGTGGATGCCCAAGGGCGGGCGGCCTTCAATAGCCCTGAGGGCAAAGCCGCCTTCCAATACTGGCTGGATCTCTACCGTCAGGGGTTGCTGCCACCGCAAGTCCTTACCGAAGGGCATCGCCAAGGGATTGAACTCTACCAGTCGGGGCAAACAGCCCTGCTAATGACCAGCCCCGAATTCCTGAATACGATTGCCACTAATGCACCCACCATTGCGGCAGTGTCAGCACCTGCGCCGCAGTTGACCGGCAAGACGGGCAAGAAAAATGTTGCCGTCATGAACCTCTTGGTACCGCAGCAAACCCAGCATCCTGAGCTAGCCGTTGAATTTGCCCTGTTTGTCACCAATAACCAAAATCAACTGGCCTTTGCCAAAGCGGCGAATGTTTTGCCCTCTACCCAAGCTGCTCTAGCGGATCCCTATTTTCAGGCGGTGGGGGCAACCGCAACCCCCGTAGAGCGTGCCCGGGCTGTGAGTGCCGCCCAGATGGCGCAAGCCCAAGTACTCATTCCACCGGTACGGGACATTAAGGAACTGCAACGGCTACTGTACGAAAACCTGCAAGCAGTACTGCTGGGGCGTAAAACCGTTGATCAGGCCATTGAGGATGCGGCTAGAGCTTGGGATAGCCGCCTCTCCTAG
- the mscL gene encoding large conductance mechanosensitive channel protein MscL: MARSRRKLQQFWADFRAFALKGNVIDLAIAVVIGGAFGRIISSLVEDLLMPLLNPLIPGGNWREVTVASGIKIGSFLGSLLDFLIIALSLFVILKLLLPVLPKTPPPAEQRQCPYCLETVPLAATRCRACTAELPPS; the protein is encoded by the coding sequence ATGGCTCGCAGCCGTCGCAAACTACAGCAATTTTGGGCAGACTTTCGTGCCTTTGCCCTCAAGGGTAATGTGATTGATCTGGCGATCGCCGTCGTTATTGGTGGTGCCTTTGGCCGGATTATCTCCTCCCTTGTTGAAGATTTACTCATGCCCTTACTGAACCCACTGATCCCGGGGGGTAATTGGCGGGAAGTGACCGTGGCCAGCGGCATTAAAATTGGCAGCTTTCTGGGCAGTTTGCTGGACTTTTTGATTATTGCCCTGAGCTTGTTTGTGATCCTGAAACTGCTGCTGCCCGTGTTACCCAAAACACCCCCGCCCGCGGAACAACGCCAGTGCCCCTACTGTCTGGAAACTGTTCCCCTTGCAGCAACCCGCTGCCGCGCCTGCACAGCAGAGTTACCCCCCTCTTGA
- a CDS encoding ATP-dependent Clp protease proteolytic subunit — translation MRLPITAAQAAYYGDAYYRTPPPDLPSLLLKERIVYLGMPLVPAVTELIIAELLYLQYDDPEKPIRIYINSTGTSRYDGEPIGFETEAFAICDTLRYIKPPVHTICIGQAMGMAAMLLSAGTKGCRASLPHATIVLHQTKSYAQGQASDIQIRAKEVLANKATMIDILAQNTGQPPERISRDMDRLLYMTPQQAKEYGIIDRILEPEPAPKLPATLS, via the coding sequence ATGCGGTTGCCCATTACTGCTGCCCAAGCGGCTTACTACGGTGATGCCTACTACCGGACACCGCCACCAGATCTGCCCTCACTCCTGTTGAAGGAGCGCATTGTCTATCTCGGGATGCCCTTAGTGCCAGCGGTAACCGAGTTGATTATTGCTGAACTGTTGTACCTACAGTACGACGACCCCGAAAAGCCGATCCGCATTTACATTAATTCCACCGGAACCTCCCGTTACGATGGCGAGCCGATTGGCTTTGAAACCGAAGCCTTTGCTATCTGTGATACGCTGCGCTACATCAAGCCGCCTGTCCACACCATTTGTATTGGCCAAGCGATGGGGATGGCCGCAATGCTGCTCTCGGCTGGGACAAAGGGCTGTCGCGCCAGCCTGCCCCATGCCACGATTGTGCTTCATCAAACCAAAAGCTATGCCCAAGGCCAAGCCTCCGATATTCAAATTCGCGCCAAAGAGGTGCTGGCCAACAAAGCCACAATGATTGATATTCTGGCGCAAAATACGGGACAGCCTCCGGAGCGCATCAGTCGCGATATGGATCGGCTGCTGTACATGACACCGCAGCAAGCGAAGGAGTACGGCATTATTGATCGGATTTTGGAGCCAGAACCCGCACCGAAACTCCCCGCCACCCTCAGCTAA